ACACCGTCGATCCGGACGCGATTCGGGCTTCCGTCGCCGACTTCGACGACCCCGCGGCCGTCCTGACCGTCGGCATCGGCGGGAGCGCCCTCGGCGCCGCGACGCTCGCCGAGGCGCTGGGCGCCGACTTGGCTCACTACATCCTCGACAACGTCGACCCCGCGCACGTCCGCTCGCTCCTCGATTCCCTCCCGCTCGCCGACACCGTGGTCCACGTCGTCTCCCGGTCTGGCACCACCGCGGAGACGCTGGCGAACTTCCTCGTCGTCCGCGAGGCCATGGATCGGGCCGGCGTCGACTGGACCGACCGCACGCTGGTCACGACGGGCGAAGACGGCAACCTCCGGCGCCTCGCCGACCGCCACGACCTGCCCGCCCTCGACGTGCCCGCGGGCGTCCCCGGCCGGTTCTCGGCGCTGTCGACCGTCGCCCTCCCCGTCGCCGCGCTCGGGGGGGCCGACCTCGACGAACTGTTGGCCGGCGCCCGCGCCGAGGCCGACCGGCTATCTGGGTCGCTGTTCGACGCCCCTGCCTACGCCTACGGCGCCGCCTGCTACGCGCTCGAACGTCGCGGTGCCGGCGTCAACGCCGTGATGCCCTACGCCGAATCCCTGGAGTTCTTCGCGGAGTGGTTCGCACAGCTGTGGGCCGAGAGTCTGGGCAAGGACGCCGTCGGGCAGACCCCCGCCCGTGCCCTCGGCGCGACGGATCAACACTCCCAGCTCCAGCTGTACCGCGCCGGCCCCCGGGACAAGCTCGTCACGCTCGTCCGGCCGCGCGAGCGCCCCGACGTGCCCATTCCGGAGACGGACCTCGACGGGCTCTCGTATCTGGGCGGCGGGAGCCTCGCCGCCCTGCTGGACGCGGAGTTCGAGGCGACGGAGGCCAGTCTCGCCGCCGCGCGCTGCCCGAATATCCGGATCGAGGTGGATCGGATCGACGAGCGCGGCGTCGGCGAACTGCTCTACGGGATGGAGGCGGCCTGCGTGTGCTACGGCGAACTCGCCGGCGTCGAGACGTTCACCCAGCCGGCGGTGGAGTGGGGGAAACGCGCCGCCCGCGGCCTCCTCGGCGGCGGCGACTTCCCGGAGGCCGAGGCGGTCGGCGAGAAGCGACGGCTGCTCGTGGAGTAGCCGGTCACCGATCCGACTGATTCTTACTTCCGGGGCGACTCTTCCCTCCATGGTCAGCGACATCCTCGCCCCCGCGGCGATGCTCCACCTGCTCGGCGGGCTGGTGCTCGCGACGCTCGTCCATCAGGACGCGTCGCTCCGGGGCCACCACCGGCCGCTCGCCCTCGCCGCCGGCACGCTCGTTCTCGGCGTCCTCGGCGCCGTCGGCTACTACGCCGTCCGGGAGCGGATCGGCGAGCTGCCGGCCGACGCGACCCGGGTCCGGGCGCCCATCGGGGCGCGTACCCGCGACCTGTTCAAGGGCGTCCTCCTGATCGTCGGCGCCTTCCTCTGTGCGACGGCCGTCGTCGGCCTCGGCGCGAACGCCCTCGTCGCCGCGGGCGTCGTCGTTCGCGACACCCTCGAATTTCGGGTCGTCGCCGCCGTCCTCCAGTTTCTCGGCTTCGGCGTCGGCGTCGGCGGCTACCTCCTCGTCACCCGCGACTGGGACCTCGTCGAGGTTCGCGTCCCGACGCTCCGGACCGTCGGCCTGATCGCCGTCGGCGTCGTCGCCCTCGTCCTCGCCCAGATCGCCATCGCCCGCCTGCTGACCGTCCTCGGCATCTCGGTCGCCCAGAACCAGGTCGTCGTCACCGGCCAGCAGGACCCCCGCTACTTCCTCTATATGATCCCCGTCGCCATCCTGCTGGTCGGTCCCTTCGAGGAACTCGTCTTCCGCGGTGGCGTCCAGGGCATCCTCCGGCGGACGTGGGGCCCCTCGGTCGCCATCGTCGTCGCGAGCGTCCTCTTCGGTCTCGTTCACTGGATCGCGCTCACCGGCGGTGGCGGCTCGCGAATCCCCTACGTCACCGTGGCCGCGACGCTCGGTCTCGTCCTCGGCTACCTCTACGAGCGGAGCCGGAACCTCGTCGTTCCGGCCGTCGTTCACGGTCTCTACAACACCGTGCTGTTCGGCGCGCAGTATCTGTCGGCGACGGGGATGGGCTGACCCCTCGCCGAAGCGCATCCGGACGACGGGGATGGGCCGACCCCTCGCCGAAGCGCATCCGGACGACGGGGATGGGTCGACGCGGGACGGAACCCTACCGTCCCTGAATCCCTAGCTCGTCGAACTGCGACTGCACCAACTCCTCCACCGCCTCCCAGTCGACCGGGGGTTCGTGCTCGTCGAGCGCCGCCTCGAAGCGGTCGAGCGAGTCGGCGACTGCGGCGCGTTTCGACTCGAACTCCTCGATGTCCGCCGCGGCGGCGTCGAGGCGCTCCGAACACGTCTCGTGGCGCGTCTCTAAGGCGTCGAGGCGGTCCCGGAGCGCCGACAGGTCGTCGTCGTAGTGCCCGTCCTGTCGCTCCAGCCAGGTTTCGAGTTCCGCCATGTCGGCGCGGAGTTCGTCGAAGACGAGCGCCATCATCCGCTGGAGGTGGTAGGCGGAGAGCCACGCGTCGAACGGCTCGAACCCGTCGGAATCGTCCGATTCGAGTCGGTCGAGGAGTCCCTCCGTGTTGTCGAGATACCGCTCGAACCCGCCGATTTCGTCGCCGAAGTCGTCGATGCGCGTCGCGGGGTCGTCGAGCCACGTCTCGAACGCGTCGAGCCCCTCCTCGACGTGGTGGTGGCTGTGGGCGACTTCGTGGACGACCCGCCCGGCTCGGCGCAGTTGCGCGGCCGCCTCGAACGCCGCGGCGGGCGAGTCCGGCCGCTCCGGCGTGGCGTCCAGTCGGTCGGCGGTCGTCGAGAGCGCCGACCGCATCGCGTCGATCTGCGACTCGTACTCCTCGATCCGCGCGCGGACCTGATTGGTCTCGCGCTCGGCCGGCCGGATCGAGTCCAGAAGTGCCTCGAACCGCGACTCGGCGTCGTCCACGTCCGCGGCCGTCGACCGGTAGTGGTCCCGACACGCGCGGTGCCAGTCCGCGAAGGCGTCGGCCGTGATTCGGCCGTCGTCGGCACGGTCCTCGATGGCCGTCAGCACCCTGTCCACGTCGGTCTCCGTTCGTTCCTCGGCCCGCCTGCGGACGGTCGAGAGGTCGAACGCCCGTCGGTCGTCGCTCATCACCGGGCGTTCGACGGGCTGACGTTTAGTGGGTTCGACCCCGCTCGACGGCGCCCGCATCGAAGACACCATTAGCCCTCCCGCCGACGGGTCGGACATGAGCCCGAACGAGGGCGGCGACGCCGGCAGTCACCCCAACGCCGCACAGGAGGTCATCGCCGTCGACGCCGACGACCAGGAGCAGGGCACCGTCAACCGCCTCGACGCCCACACGGGCGACGGGGTTCGCCACCGCGCGTTCACCGCGCTCGTCTTCGACGGCGAGGGGCGGATCCTGCTCGGCCAGCGGGCGCCGAACAAACGACTCTGGGACACCCACTGGGACGGGACCGTCGCCTCCCACCCCCGACCGGGACAGACCCAGAAGGAGGCCTGTCGCCAGCGCCTGGTCGACGAACTCGGCGTCACGTCCGACCAGTACAGCGACCTCCGCGTCACGGACAAGTTCGAGTACAAACGCTACTACGAGAACGCGGGACTGGAGTGGGAGGTGTGTGCCGTCCTGAAGGTGACACTCGACGACGCGACGCTCGACCCCAACCCGGAGGAGATCGCCGGCCGGCTCTGGGTCCACTACGACCACCTCCACGAGAACCCGCAGTCGTACCGGCAGCTCCGCCTCTGCCCGTGGTTCGAAATCGCGATGCGCCGCGACTTCGACTGATCGTGGCCGCCGCCGACTCCGACGACGCCCTCGTCCTCGCCCCCGGCGTCCGGGACGCTCTCCTCGACCACGCCCGCGAGGGGGCCGACCGCGACCCGCCGGCCGAAATCTGTGGCGTCCTCGCCGGCGAGCGCGGCCCCCCGGACCGCGTGACGGCGACCCGGCGCGTCCCGAACGTCGCCGCCCACCCGCGCACCGAGTACGAACTCGACCCCGCGGCGACGATGGCGGCCATCGACCGGGTCGAGGACCGCGGCGACGACGCCATCGGCTTCTATCACTCCCACCCCGAGAGCGAGGCCGTTCCCAGTGCCACGGACCGGGCGCGGGCGACGTGGTCCGGCTACGTCTACTGCATCGTCTCGCCGCCCGATTCGATCCGTGCCTACCGCTACGTCGACGACGGATTCGTCGAACTCCCCGTCGAGAGTTCCGAGTAAGCCGCCCACGACGCGTCCACCGACGGCGCCGTGATCTCTTCGCCGTCGACGTGGACGCCCTCGCCGTCGGTCACGCGCCCGACGCGCGCCGCGGGCGTACCTCGGTCGGAGAGCGCCGCGAGCACCGTCTCGGTTCCCTCGGGATCGACCGTCAGGACGAGCGACCCCGACGCCGTGGCGGTCCAGGGGTCGATATCGAGGGCGGCACAGGTTTCCGCGACGCCCGGCCGGATCGGCACCCGGTCGCGCTCGATTTCGAACCGGACGCCCGCGCCGGTCGCCATCTCGACGAACGCGCCGTGGAGGCCGCCCTCGGTGGCGTCGTGCATCGCCGTCACCGGTCCCGCCGCGGCCACAGTCATCGCGTCGCGGACGCAACTCGCCTCGTCGAGGCGGGCCTGCGCCGTCCGCAGGGTGTCCGGATCGAGGTCGATCCGATCGGGAAAGAGCGTCGTCAACAACCCGGTCGTCTCGACGGCCGGGCCGTTCGTCACCACCAGGTCGTCGCCGGGGCGGGCGCCGTCGGGGCGGATCACGTCCTCCCGATTCCCGACGGCGAGCGCCGTCGCCCCGCCCACCCACGGGAACGAACAGCCCTCGTACCGGGCGGTGTGGCCGGTGACGACGCTCACGCCGAGGTCGGCCGCCTCGGCGTGCATCCCCTCCCACACCGCCGCGAACTCGTCGTCGGCCATCCCGGGCGGGAGCGAGAAGGAGACGGCGAGGTGGGAGGGGGAGAGACCGCTGACGGCCACGTCCGCGAGCACCACGTCGAGGGCGAACCGGCCGGCGCGTTCGAAGCCGAGTGGGGGCAGGATCGAGACGGGATCGGTCGCGATGGCGACGGCGCGGCCGCCGATATCGAGGCAGCCGAAGTCGACGCCCGGCGTCGGGCCGAGGCGCACGTCGTCGCGGTCGGCGCCCAGCCGCGGGCGGACGTGCGTCTCGAAGAACTCGCGGTCGATCTTGCCGAGATCGGGCATACCGTCGCTCGCTCCCGACAGAGTAAAGGCGTAGCGTTAGTCGGCCGTGAGGTCGGCGTGTCGGTCGGCCAGCACGACGGCGACGACGCCGACGGCGACGCCACAGCCGACGACGCCGAGGAGCGTCCCCCGGACCGCGGCCTCGAAGCCGTAGCGGGGGGTCGCGAGCGCGACGGCGCCGCCCATGGCGACGGGCGTGAGCGTGCTGCCGAGTCGGCCGGCGGACTCGCCGAGGCTGACCAGCGACCCCCGGAGGTCGTCGGGCGCGAGCGTCGAGATGGTGCTTCGATAGAGTGTCAGGACGACGCCGAAGCCCGCCCCGACGACGACGGCGCCGACGCCGGCGACGGGGAGCGACGGCGCGAGCGCGACGCCCGCGAGGCCGAGTCCCGAGGCGGCCGTGCCCGCGAGGAGCGGCACGCGCCGCGTCTCGAAGGCGGCCGTGAGCCGTCCGACCTGCGTGCCACCGATCGAACTCGCCACGCTGGCGACGCCGACGAGCGCGCCCGCCGCGCCGGGCGAGCCGTCCAGAAACCGGACGACGACGATCGAGTTGTACGTCAGGAAGCCGAACCAGAGCACCGAGGGGACGGTCCGGCCGAGGAGGACGAGCCCCAGCCGCGGCCGGCGGAGCGCGGCCCCAAGCCGGCGAACGTTCCGGGCGGAGTCCCCGCCGTTCGTCGCCGTCGCCGGCTCCTCGAAGTAGACGTGGACGACGGCGGCCGCCGGCAAGCCGAGCGCGAAGAGTGTGAAGGGGTACTGCCACGCGAGCGCGACGAGCAGGCCCGCGAGGACGGGCACGAGGGCGAGCGAGAGGCCGACGGTGGTGAAGCGAACGCCCTGTGCCGTCGCCTCCCGGTCGCCGGTGAAGAGGTCGCCCGTGGCGGCGATGAGGACGGGCGCGATGCCCGTGAAGCCGATACCCTGCAGGAGTCGGAGTGCGAGGACCGTCCGGAAGTCGGCCGTGAACGCGAGCGCAGCACCGGCCGCGCCGAACGTCGCCAGCCCTGCGGTGAGGACGGGCTTGCGCCCGTAGCGATCCGACACCAGCCCCACGAGCGGGATGGCGACGATGGCCGGCGCGGTGAACGCCGCCATCACGAGGCCGATACGCGCCTCGCTCACGCCGTAGACGCCGACGAGCGAGTCGAGCAGCGGCGAGACGAGCGACGCGCCCATCGGGGAGACGACGCTGCCGAGGAGGATCACCCGAAATCGCGGGTCGGCCACCACGTCCGCGTCGTCGCCGACGAGTCTCGTTGCGAGGCCCACGTCCCCCGCAAACGGCGGCCGGATTTGAGGCTTCCCTTCTACGGCGTCGACCCGCGCGCGAACCCCTCTCGCAGGCCCTCGACGACGCGGTCCGGCCGCTCGTGGTGTATCCAGTGGGTCGCGTCGTCGACGAGGACGGCCCGCCCGTTACGGCAGTACGCGACGCTCTCCCGCGCCATCTCGGTCCGGAGGAAGTCGTCGCCCGTCCCCCACAGCACGAGCGTCGGCGGCTCGACCGGATCGGTGCGCTCCGGGAGCGGGTGGCGCGCGGCCGCCCGGTACCAGTTCACCATCGCCGTGGCCGCGCCCGGCTTCCCCCACGCCGCCCGGTAGCGCTCGAAGTCCGCGGCGTCGAACGTCCCCGGCCGACTCGACGCGCGCATCGTCCGCTCGAAGAGCCGCCAGTTGCCGGCGCGAGCGACGAATTCGGGCAGGCGGGGCACCTGAAAGAACCCCATATACCAGCTCCGCCGGCGCTGGTCCCACGACCGGCGGAGCGTCCGGGTCATGACCGTCGGATGCGGGACGTTCACGGCCGTCAGCGTCTCGACCCGCTCCGGTTCGTCGAGCGCCAGCCACCACGCCACGGCGGCGCCCCAGTCGTGGCCGACGACGTGCGCGGCGTCCTCGCCGACCGCGTCGATCAACCCCGCGATGTCGGCCGCGAGCGTCGGTAGGCGGTAGGCGGCGACGCCCGACGGCTTTTCGCTCTCGTTGTAGCCGCGCTGATCCGGGACGAGCACGCGATAGCCCGCGTCGGCGAGGCGGCGCGCGACGGGGAGCCAGCCGTACCAGAACTCGGGGAAGCCGTGGAGGCAGACGACCGGCGGGCCGTCTTCGGGACCGAGGCTGACGACGTGCAGACGGACGCCGTTCGTCTCGACGACGGTCGACGCGCCTTCGGACGGACGGGGGCGGGCGGGGTCGGTGGACACGTCCGGAGGTA
This window of the Haloplanus rubicundus genome carries:
- a CDS encoding alpha/beta fold hydrolase; translated protein: MSTDPARPRPSEGASTVVETNGVRLHVVSLGPEDGPPVVCLHGFPEFWYGWLPVARRLADAGYRVLVPDQRGYNESEKPSGVAAYRLPTLAADIAGLIDAVGEDAAHVVGHDWGAAVAWWLALDEPERVETLTAVNVPHPTVMTRTLRRSWDQRRRSWYMGFFQVPRLPEFVARAGNWRLFERTMRASSRPGTFDAADFERYRAAWGKPGAATAMVNWYRAAARHPLPERTDPVEPPTLVLWGTGDDFLRTEMARESVAYCRNGRAVLVDDATHWIHHERPDRVVEGLREGFARGSTP
- a CDS encoding MFS transporter; translated protein: MGLATRLVGDDADVVADPRFRVILLGSVVSPMGASLVSPLLDSLVGVYGVSEARIGLVMAAFTAPAIVAIPLVGLVSDRYGRKPVLTAGLATFGAAGAALAFTADFRTVLALRLLQGIGFTGIAPVLIAATGDLFTGDREATAQGVRFTTVGLSLALVPVLAGLLVALAWQYPFTLFALGLPAAAVVHVYFEEPATATNGGDSARNVRRLGAALRRPRLGLVLLGRTVPSVLWFGFLTYNSIVVVRFLDGSPGAAGALVGVASVASSIGGTQVGRLTAAFETRRVPLLAGTAASGLGLAGVALAPSLPVAGVGAVVVGAGFGVVLTLYRSTISTLAPDDLRGSLVSLGESAGRLGSTLTPVAMGGAVALATPRYGFEAAVRGTLLGVVGCGVAVGVVAVVLADRHADLTAD
- a CDS encoding desampylase, producing the protein MAAADSDDALVLAPGVRDALLDHAREGADRDPPAEICGVLAGERGPPDRVTATRRVPNVAAHPRTEYELDPAATMAAIDRVEDRGDDAIGFYHSHPESEAVPSATDRARATWSGYVYCIVSPPDSIRAYRYVDDGFVELPVESSE
- a CDS encoding CPBP family intramembrane glutamic endopeptidase, coding for MVSDILAPAAMLHLLGGLVLATLVHQDASLRGHHRPLALAAGTLVLGVLGAVGYYAVRERIGELPADATRVRAPIGARTRDLFKGVLLIVGAFLCATAVVGLGANALVAAGVVVRDTLEFRVVAAVLQFLGFGVGVGGYLLVTRDWDLVEVRVPTLRTVGLIAVGVVALVLAQIAIARLLTVLGISVAQNQVVVTGQQDPRYFLYMIPVAILLVGPFEELVFRGGVQGILRRTWGPSVAIVVASVLFGLVHWIALTGGGGSRIPYVTVAATLGLVLGYLYERSRNLVVPAVVHGLYNTVLFGAQYLSATGMG
- a CDS encoding NUDIX hydrolase, with translation MSPNEGGDAGSHPNAAQEVIAVDADDQEQGTVNRLDAHTGDGVRHRAFTALVFDGEGRILLGQRAPNKRLWDTHWDGTVASHPRPGQTQKEACRQRLVDELGVTSDQYSDLRVTDKFEYKRYYENAGLEWEVCAVLKVTLDDATLDPNPEEIAGRLWVHYDHLHENPQSYRQLRLCPWFEIAMRRDFD
- a CDS encoding AIR synthase family protein, translating into MPDLGKIDREFFETHVRPRLGADRDDVRLGPTPGVDFGCLDIGGRAVAIATDPVSILPPLGFERAGRFALDVVLADVAVSGLSPSHLAVSFSLPPGMADDEFAAVWEGMHAEAADLGVSVVTGHTARYEGCSFPWVGGATALAVGNREDVIRPDGARPGDDLVVTNGPAVETTGLLTTLFPDRIDLDPDTLRTAQARLDEASCVRDAMTVAAAGPVTAMHDATEGGLHGAFVEMATGAGVRFEIERDRVPIRPGVAETCAALDIDPWTATASGSLVLTVDPEGTETVLAALSDRGTPAARVGRVTDGEGVHVDGEEITAPSVDASWAAYSELSTGSSTNPSST
- a CDS encoding glucose-6-phosphate isomerase codes for the protein MYVDLGNALDAEPRLTREALDRLDERVADAHDRIARGREHADHGYAALNLPDTVDPDAIRASVADFDDPAAVLTVGIGGSALGAATLAEALGADLAHYILDNVDPAHVRSLLDSLPLADTVVHVVSRSGTTAETLANFLVVREAMDRAGVDWTDRTLVTTGEDGNLRRLADRHDLPALDVPAGVPGRFSALSTVALPVAALGGADLDELLAGARAEADRLSGSLFDAPAYAYGAACYALERRGAGVNAVMPYAESLEFFAEWFAQLWAESLGKDAVGQTPARALGATDQHSQLQLYRAGPRDKLVTLVRPRERPDVPIPETDLDGLSYLGGGSLAALLDAEFEATEASLAAARCPNIRIEVDRIDERGVGELLYGMEAACVCYGELAGVETFTQPAVEWGKRAARGLLGGGDFPEAEAVGEKRRLLVE